The Branchiostoma floridae strain S238N-H82 chromosome 7, Bfl_VNyyK, whole genome shotgun sequence region AGTAcacgtcatgcccacagcacttcttgtgtccgacagaccagtgttgtatctgacagtcacggctgcagtagcgggtcagcttgcactgagcacacagcttcagggttttcctgtagaagatgtgaaagatacGCAAGATATTCGGGGACTGTAGAGTTCAGATAAAAGTTTTGAAGCCACAGTACAGCTATCAAAGAAATTTTGCCTGAGATGGAAACATGCCTTCTTTGGAGTCAGTAacaatattatatatacatatatataagcATTGTAATCTTTTGTCGTCAACTGAAAGTTCTTTTGCGTAGTTTGTCATAGTCTggatagactgactgacagagagagagtgaTAAGCAAAGTGGAAAAATATAGTATAGGAGAAGTTTTTCAAATGGAAACATAATTTCTGTTGGTCAAATAACAATGTCTGCACATATCATATGCCTGATGACAAAGAATGGTCTTTTTAGACAAAGTGAAGcaaaacctacctgtagcctggtttgccacatttagggttgcagcatctcaacagcttggacTCTATAGCCTCTTGTATCAGCTTAATACTCTCGTCACAGCGATCAAAGTTTCCGTCTGGTATCCCCAACCTAGTGCAAAGGTGTGACCCATTTAGGGAACCGTTAGTACACCATGTCAGTACATAGCTAAATAACTGTGAGGAGAATGATGACTATAACtgcgagtgtgtgtgcgtgtggatTGCATGGTCTACAAAGATCCAACAGCTGCAATACATGGTTGACATCAGGGTTCTTGCATGTGGATCGCCGGAACAGTGCAAAGCATGCATCATCCATACACATTAACGTTAAGATTCGAACACAATGCTTTATTTCAAAGTTTGTCTATCAAAGAGACAATGGATCAATACTTGATACGATAATCCGAGAAAAAGATGTGTAACTTACCTCTGGGCCTTATAACCGTCTGTCAAATCAGGTCTTGCTCCGAGCTCAATCAGCCGCCGAACTGTGTCGACATGATTGTTGGCACATGCAGTCATGAGTGGTGTGTTCTTGAAGGCGTCACGTACGTCTAATGTTGCACCATGCTGAACCAGCAAGTCCACTATCTCTGTCCTTCCTGGGTTGGGTTTTAGgcaatagttactcaagcaagtggataaaattttgaaatggtcagacgtttcataaTTAGGCAGCATCTTTTGCCTTTCGAACTTGAAGTTGCTTGAC contains the following coding sequences:
- the LOC118420328 gene encoding poly [ADP-ribose] polymerase tankyrase-2-like — protein: MAKNANEALVVAVDHGSLEGVKAALKAGAEVDFYQPENVRLPPCTPLFIACDKGPVDIVRLLLRKGASLVKRGVGGLSPLHSAADAGRTEIVDLLVQHGATLDVRDAFKNTPLMTACANNHVDTVRRLIELGARPDLTDGYKAQRLGIPDGNFDRCDESIKLIQEAIESKLLRCCNPKCGKPGYRKTLKLCAQCKLTRYCSRDCQIQHWSVGHKKCCGHDVYSADATDLALTVGWFRRLKRVFEQ